Within Methyloversatilis discipulorum, the genomic segment GGACGCGCTGAAGGGCGTGCCGATACTGGCGCGCACCGCCGGGCTGATCGCCCACCTGACCGAAGAACTGCAGCGCTCGATCGGCTTCGCGCTGTCCTACCAGGCGACGCGCGAAGCGCAGTACGACGGCGAACCGGCACGCGACGGAGCAGCGGAATGAGCGGCGTGCTGTCCGGCGTGCGCGTGATCGAACAGGGTACTTTCATCACCGGCCCCGCAGCCGGGATGATTCTGGGCGATCTGGGCGCGGACGTGATCAAGGTCGAACAGCCGGAATCGGGTGACCCCTTCCGCGCCTTTAAGGGCGGCCTCTACAGCCCGCACTTCCAGACCTACAACCGCAACAAACGCAGCATTGCGCTGAATCCGAAGAACGCCGACGACCTTGCGGTATTCGACGATCTCATCCGCAGCGCCGACGTGTACATCCAGAACTTCCGTCCGGGTGCCGCCGAGCGTCTGGGCGCCGGCGAAGCCCGACTGCGGGCACTGAACCCGCGACTGATCTATTGCGCCATCAGTGGCTTCGGGCAGACCGGCCCGGCTGCACAACGGCCGAGTTATGACACGGTGGCCCAGGCTGCAAGCGGATATCTGAAGCTGCTGGTGAACCCGGCGGATCCGCGCGTCGTGGGGCCGGCCGTCGCCGACGCGATGACCGGCTACTACGCCGCCTTCGGCATCCTCGGCGCGCTGTACGAGCGCGCACGCACCGGCATCGGCCGCACGGTCGAGGTGTCGATGCTGGAGGCGATGTGCCACTTCAATCTCGACGCCTTCACCCACCTGCTGTCTGAAGGCGAGGTGATGGGGCCGTTCAGCCGCCCCAGCGTCTCCCAGTCCTACGTCATGCGCTGCAGTGACGGCAAATGGCTGGCGCTGCACATGTCTTCGCCGGAGAAGTTCTGGCAGGGGTTGGCCGACGCCATGGGCCGGCCGGACATCTTCAGCGACCCGCGCTTCTGCTCGCGCGAGGCGCGCATCAATCACTACGAAGAACTGATCGCGCTGATGCGCGAAATCTTCGCGACCGACACGCGTGCCGCCTGGTGCATACGGCTGGCCGAGCGCGACGTGCCGCACGCGCCGATGTACGACACCGACGAAGTGCTGACCGACCCGCAGGTGCGCCATCTCGAACTCGAGGTCAGCGCGCGCCATCCGCAGATGGGCCCGTTCCGGACCATCCGCTTCCCGGTGTCCTTCGACGGCCGTCGCGCCTTCGACGTGCAGCCGCCGCCGCTGCTCGACGAGCACGCCGACGACATCCGCAAGAGCTTGCAGCAGAACGACGACGGCCCGTCGCACAAGGGCAGCGACTGAAGGAAGGCAGACACACGACGCAAGGCCCCGCTCGTCCGGAGCCGCACATGCCAAGAAGGAGGAGACATGAAAAAGAAACACGCACCGCAGCCGGGCAGGAACAGGCGCTCATGCCGCAAGGCGTTGCCGCTGGCCATCGCCGCCATGGCCGGACTGGGCGGCTCGGCGCCGGCCGTGGCGTTCGAGATCGAGTCCGGCAATCCGGACGTGAAGATGCGCTGGGACAACACGGTGAAGTACTCGAATGCCTGGCGCCTCGAAGACCGCTCGCGCACGCTGACCAGCGACATCAACCAGGACGACGGCAACCGCAATTTCGGCCGCGGCCTGATTTCCAACCGTATCGACCTGCTGTCGGAATTCGACCTCAGCTACAAGGGCAGTTACGGCCTGCGGCTGAGCGGCGCCGGCTGGTACGACACGGTGTACCAGCGCTCGAACGACAACAATTCGCCGGCTACGATCAACCAGCTATCGCGCCCGTCGGA encodes:
- a CDS encoding CaiB/BaiF CoA transferase family protein; amino-acid sequence: MSGVLSGVRVIEQGTFITGPAAGMILGDLGADVIKVEQPESGDPFRAFKGGLYSPHFQTYNRNKRSIALNPKNADDLAVFDDLIRSADVYIQNFRPGAAERLGAGEARLRALNPRLIYCAISGFGQTGPAAQRPSYDTVAQAASGYLKLLVNPADPRVVGPAVADAMTGYYAAFGILGALYERARTGIGRTVEVSMLEAMCHFNLDAFTHLLSEGEVMGPFSRPSVSQSYVMRCSDGKWLALHMSSPEKFWQGLADAMGRPDIFSDPRFCSREARINHYEELIALMREIFATDTRAAWCIRLAERDVPHAPMYDTDEVLTDPQVRHLELEVSARHPQMGPFRTIRFPVSFDGRRAFDVQPPPLLDEHADDIRKSLQQNDDGPSHKGSD